In the Manis javanica isolate MJ-LG chromosome 14, MJ_LKY, whole genome shotgun sequence genome, one interval contains:
- the OR11L1 gene encoding olfactory receptor 11L1, translating into MGPQNVSTVTEFQLLGFQNLLEWQTLLFAIFLFIYFLTVTGNIIIIAVVSQDQRLCLPMYTFLQHLSFLEIWYTSTIVPPLLANLLSRGHAISFPACMAQLYFFVFLGATECFLLATMAYDRYLAICNPLRYTSLMSAELCTKLVAISWSAGVSTGFLPSLMISKLDFCGPNQIDHFFCDLPPLVQLSCSSAHTTEMAISVLSIAVLCICFFLTLVSYVFIVSSILRIPSASGRMKTFSTCGSHLAVVSIYYGTMISMYVSPNTHLSPEISKIISVFYTVVTPLLNPVIYSLRNKDFKAAVRKIMRRKCGVYGVRVKGSFLVR; encoded by the coding sequence ATGGGGCCCCAGAATGTGTCCACTGTCACTGAGTTCCAGCTGCTAGGATTCCAGAACCTGCTTGAGTGGCAGACCCTGCTCTTTGCCATTTTCCTGTTTATCTACTTCCTGACAGTCACGGGGAACATTATCATCATCGCAGTGGTGAGCCAAGACCAGCGACTGTGCTTGCCTATGTACACGTTCCTCCAGCACCTGTCCTTCCTGGAGATATGGTACACGTCCACCATTGTACCCCCTCTCCTAGCCAATCTGCTCTCCCGAGGCCATGCCATCTCCTTCCCTGCCTGTATGGCACAGCTTTACTTCTTCGTGTTTCTCGGAGCCACTGAATGCTTTCTTCTGGCCACGATGGCATATGACCGGTACCTGGCCATCTGCAACCCGCTGCGCTACACTTCCCTGATGAGTGCTGAGCTCTGTACCAAGCTGGTGGCGATCTCCTGGTCGGCAGGGGTCAGCACGGGGTTTCTGCCCTCCCTGATGATTTCCAAGTTGGATTTCTGTGGGCCTAACCAGAttgatcatttcttctgtgacctCCCTCCCCTTGTGCAGCTCTCGTGCTCCAGCGCTCACACCACCGAGATGGCCATCAGTGTCCTGTCGATCGCGGTGctgtgcatttgtttttttcttacactcGTGTCCTATGTTTTCATTGTGTCTTCCATACTGAGGATTCCTTCAGCCTCTGGCCGGATGAAGACATTTTCCACATGTGGCTCCCACTTGGCTGTTGTCAGTATATATTACGGGACCATGATCTCCATGTATGTTTCCCCCAACACCCACCTGTCACCTGAAATCAGCAAGATTATTTCTGTCTTCTACACTGTGGTCACCCCATTGTTGAACCCTGTTATCTACAGCTTGCGTAACAAAGACTTCAAAGCAGCTGTTAGaaaaatcatgagaaggaagTGCGGCGTCTATGGAGTGAGAGTCAAGGGGAGCTTCTTGGTTAGGTGA
- the TRIM58 gene encoding E3 ubiquitin-protein ligase TRIM58: MASGGPAERLREEARCAVCLDFLQEPVSVLCGHSFCRRCISEFCARTACARDGLFACPQCRGPFAPDSFRPNRQLASLVDSVRRLALGAGPAGARLCARHGEELSGFCEDDGAVLCWVCDSGPEHRGHRTAPLQEALRGYQAKLQMALELVRKEMEEVLSQEIHVGKKTVIWKEKVEVQRQRFRLEFEKSRGFLAWEEQLQLRRLEEEERATLHRLREGRAWLAQQGRALKELAQELEERCQRPAAALLEGVKEVLRRSKDVLHLDLETVPMELKTMCCIPGMREMLRKFQVDVKLDPSTAHPSLLLTADLRSVQDTELWRDVPNNEERFDTWPCVLGLQDFSSGRHYWEVVVGERAEWGLGVCRDTVSRKGETTPSPENGVWAVWLLKESEYMVLASPSVPLHPERPRRVGIFLDYEAGEISFYNVTNGSYIYTFTQLLSGLLRPYFFICDIIPLTLPPVTEAEAGDPAFSSNLVHAVNVSPEYS, from the exons ATGGCCTCGGGGGGTCCCGCGGAGCGGCTGCGCGAGGAAGCGCGCTGCGCCGTGTGCCTGGACTTCCTGCAGGAGCCGGTGAGCGTGCTCTGCGGGCACAGCTTCTGCCGGCGCTGTATCTCCGAGTTCTGCGCGAGGACGGCTTGCGCGCGGGACGGGCTGTTCGCTTGCCCGCAGTGTCGCGGCCCCTTCGCGCCCGACAGCTTCCGCCCCAACCGGCAGCTGGCCAGCCTGGTGGACAGCGTGCGGCGCCTGGCGCTGGGCGCGGGGCCCGCGGGGGCGCGGCTGTGCGCGCGGCACGGCGAGGAGCTCAGCGGCTTCTGCGAGGACGACGGGGCGGTTCTGTGCTGGGTGTGCGACTCCGGCCCCGAGCACCGCGGCCACCGCACGGCGCCGCTGCAGGAGGCCCTCCGGGGCTACCAG GCAAAACTCCAGATGGCCCTAGAGCTCGTGAGGAAAGAAATGGAGGAGGTCTTGTCTCAGGAGATCCATGTGGGGAAGAAAACTGTCATTTGGAAG GAGAAGGTGGAGGTGCAGAGGCAGCGCTTCAGGTTGGAGTTTGAGAAATCCCGCGGCTTCCTGGCCTGGGAGGAGCAGCTGCAGCTGAGgcggctggaggaagaggagcgAGCCACCCTGCACAGACTTcgggagggcagggcctggctggctcAGCAGGGCAGGGCCCTCAAGGAGTTggcccaggagctggaggagaggTGCCAGCGTCCCGCCGCGGCTCTGTTGGAG GGGGTGAAAGAAGTCCTGAGGAG AAGTAAGGATGTCCTACATCTGGACCTGGAGACCGTCCCCATGGAGCTGAAGACAATGTGCTGCATCCCCGGGATGCGGGAGATGCTGAGGAAGTTCCAAG TTGATGTAAAGCTGGACCCGTCCACCGCACATCCGAGCCTCCTCCTGACCGCCGATCTGCGCAGCGTGCAGGACACAGAGCTCTGGAGGGACGTCCCCAACAATGAGGAGAGATTTGACACATGGCCTTGTGTGCTGGGCTTGCAGGACTTCTCATCGGGGAGGCATTACTGGGAAGTCGTGGTTGGAGAAAGAGCAGAGTGGGGTCTAGGAGTCTGTCGAGACACAGTGTCAAGGAAGGGGGAAACCACTCCGTCCCCGGAGAACGGGGTCTGGGCCGTGTGGCTCCTGAAAGAGAGTGAGTACATGGTTCTCGCCTCCCCATCGGTGCCTCTCCACCCAGAGCGGCCTCGCCGGGTTGGGATTTTCTTGGACTATGAAGCAGGCGAAATCTCCTTTTACAATGTCACCAACGGGTCCTACATCTACACATTCACCCAGCTGCTCTCCGGTCTTCTCCGACCTTACTTCTTCATCTGTGACATAATTCCTCTCACTCTACCACCTgtgacagaggcagaggcaggagatCCGGCATTCAGTAGTAATCTTGTCCATGCTGTTAACGTCAGTCCTGAATATTCCTAA